A genomic stretch from Falco naumanni isolate bFalNau1 chromosome 6, bFalNau1.pat, whole genome shotgun sequence includes:
- the MAP1LC3C gene encoding microtubule-associated proteins 1A/1B light chain 3C, translating into MQAMPGAPAARPFKLRKSFATRLEEVAGIRAKFPTKIPVIVERYHKEKYLPLLDKTKFLVPEELTMTQFITIIRSRMALTATQAFYLLVNNKSLASMSLTMAEVYRDYRDEDGFVYMTYASQEMFGCSLLTAQGKTTECLQKT; encoded by the exons aTGCAAGCGATGCCCGGGGCGCCGGCGGCCAGGCCTTTCAAGCTGCGCAAGAGTTTCG CCACCCGGCTGGAAGAAGTAGCAGGAATCCGGGCGAAGTTCCCAACAAAAATCCCG GTAATTGTTGAGAGGTACCATAAAGAGAAATACCTTCCTCTCCTGGACAAAACCAAGTTTCTGGTTCCCGAGGAGCTGACCATGACACAGTTCATAACCATCATCAG AAGCAGGATGGCTCTAACTGCTACACAAGCTTTCTACCTGCTGGTGAACAACAAAAGCCTAGCCAGTATGTCCTTGACAATGGCAGAAGTGTACAGGGACTACAGAGATGAAGACGGCTTTGTGTATATGACATATGCTTCCCAGGAGATGTTTGGATGCTCTTTACTCACTGCTCAAGGGAAAACTACAGAATGCCTTCAAAAAACTTAA